One Trichosurus vulpecula isolate mTriVul1 chromosome 7, mTriVul1.pri, whole genome shotgun sequence genomic region harbors:
- the LOC118856481 gene encoding taste receptor type 2 member 7-like, which yields MENIYATVASGEFFFGVLVNVFMGLVNSMDWAKTRRVSTLDFIITGMAISRTILLWTIISVTILVGFYFNENIKNKLRIMNILWHLGSVLSAWFDACLGVFFFLKIANFSYPVFLWLKWRVDKVVIRVLIVCMIISLLICLPGTEKMHLLYFDQRNKANITENIQVSSTYYIFPIIFFYIGSFPPFFLCLTSCFLLVLSLWRHTQQIQLHVTSSRDPSTEAHVKAMKFMVSFLFLFVLYHVGIITAVLNFSVFRNHLGIMFGMIIMNIYPMAHSIILILWNSKLRQASLRVLQKLKHCLRNSC from the coding sequence ATGGAGAACATCTATGCCACCGTGGCATCGGGAGAATTCTTCTTCGGGGTTTTGGTCAATGTCTTCATGGGACTAGTGAACTCCATGGATTGGGCCAAGACTAGGAGAGTATCTACATTGGATTTCATCATCACAGGCATGGCCATATCCAGGACCATTCTTCTGTGGACAATAATATCTGTGACTATATTAGTAGGTTTCTATTTCAATGAAAACATTAAGAATAAATTGAGAATAATGAATATCTTATGGCATCTAGGTAGTGTGCTAAGTGCCTGGTTTGATGCCTGCCTTGGTGTCTTCTTTTTCCTGAAGATCGCTAACTTCTCCTACCCTGTCTTTCTCTGGCTGAAGTGGAGGGTTGACAAGGTGGTCATCAGGGTGCTGATAGTATGCATGATCATTTCTCTGCTCATTTGCCTTCCAGGGACAGAGAAAATGCATTTACTTTACTTTgatcaaagaaataaagcaaacatAACCGAAAACATTCAAGTGAGTAGTACCTACTACATTTTCCCCATTATATTCTTCTATATAGGGagtttccctcctttctttttatgTCTGACCTCTTGTTTCCTGTTAGTCCTATCACTATGGAGGCATACCCAGCAGATCCAGCTCCATGTGACAAGCTCCAGAGACCCCAGCACAGAGGCCCATGTGAAGGCCATGAAATTCAtggtctccttccttttcctttttgtattgtACCATGTGGGCATCATCACAGCAGTTTTAAACTTCTCTGTATTCAGAAACCACCTGGGTATAATGTTTGGGATGATAATCATGAACATTTACCCTATGGCCCACTCCATCATTCTTATTCTGTGGAACAGCAAACTAAGGCAGGCCTCATTGAGGGTATTGCAGAAACTCAAACACTGCCTCAGAAACTCTTGCTAA